The genomic region GGATCCCAGCCAGCTCCTCACTTGCATTTACCTTCTCTATCACGTTCCATTTATCGTCCACTTTCACATGGCCTAAATAACCCTTAACCTTCATTGAGCAGTCACCCCTTGAAAGGCCTCTAAAACCTTGTTCCAGTTGGTTTTTACTGCGTCAACGAAAACCACGTAGTTCCCCATAACTGCTATACCAAGGTTATCAAGAATCATTGCGAAACCTAACAAGTCTCCCATGTCAAGTTTCTTGGCCTCATCCTGACCTATCTTGAAGTTCTCCTTGATAAAGGCCTGCAACTTGTTCAGGTCGATGTTAATGTCTTCTCCAGTAATCTTCATCATGCCTTGGTCCTCCACTCTGTATACGGCCCTCAATCCAGGAATGATCTCAAATCCCATTTCTATCTAATGAAATATTGGCTTTTTAACTTTTAAACCTTTCTTAGTTAACATAATGTTAGTTTTTAACTGTATTTTTAAAAAATAATATCGTAACAAGATTAAGTTAATAGAATATACATGCAGTGGAGCAAATGTAAGCACCAACGAAGGCTAGTGCCATAAGATATGAAAAGCTGTAGTTTATGGTGCTGTAGAACAGAAGTCCACCGGCTGCGGCTATGGCAATAAACACTGCGTTGAGCAGTCCCAGAAGCCTTAACCCTCTCCTGCTCTCCTTTGCAGTTGCCGTGTAAAGGGCAAGTCCAAAGAATGCAGTAAGCATAGCAAAGCTAATGTGAGCCGATAGAATAAAGGATTGCCAGCTTGCCTCAATTGGAAACTTGTCATAAAGCAGAGCTGCAGCCCCAGCTATGAAGGCTCCAGTCATGAATATGGTCTCCACAATGGCTAGGTTCGTTGTTAGTCTCGACTTGGGTCCAACTCCAATCAGAGCCATGACTATCATGATATATTGGAAAATAAGGTTTTAAAAATTTTTATGTTATCTTTCAGTGAGATAAACAGTAGAAGAGGATTCCCGACGTCGTGAAAAGTGTTCCCACGAAGCCCACAGCCATTCCAAGGGCATAAGACGGATCCACGAAGCCTCCGAAATAGAAGAGTCCCTCAAAGGCAGCCACGAGCACAAACAGGACGTTAAAGAGAGATATTGCCTTTAGTTTGAACTCGTTGGTTCTCATGGCTGCCGCTAAAATGATAATGCTAAGCACTGCCACAGTAATTGCGCCGTATATATGGGCTGTAATTGCTGCCCCAGCTAATCCAAGGTTGAAGATGGGTATCCCCATTCCCGCTGAGTATAGGCCTATTAGGGTAAGTATCTCTAACATCGAGAGCCCTGTGACGTAGTTGTGTCGAGCCACCAGATCCATTAGCTTGTACACTCTGGTCTCGAGACTCATAACTCTCACATAATTTAGGTAAATCTTTAATCTAATAAAGTTTGCATAGCAAAAGTGGTTGGACAAGCGTGGAAAAATTAACTAAATCTTTTGAAAACAACAATAAAGATACCTGACATCAACAGGATGTAAAGCGAAACCGCAATCTCAATTGTAATACCGTTCCCTAGGGAGATTCCCGAGAATATGTTGAGAGGGATTGATAGAAGAATGAAGAAAATGATACCCACGGATGTGATTAGGGCTATCATTTTGTCGTTCAACTGGCTCACCTTATGGGCGATGTGTTCCATATCATGTTATAGGCTATGAAAAACGCTATGCCCGCAGTTCCTCCAAATATCATGGCCAATATCATAAACCCTAACTTAGTCATTTTCTCACCTTAGGAGGAGAATGTGTCTCCCTCGTTATTAAGCTTTGAATAGCACTGAGATGGAGTCTGGCCCTTGCTCAAGAGCATCTTTGGACAACCAGTTTGCTCATTATACGAGGATAAATATGCGAAGCTCGCTAGGTCTGAGGGCTGCCCCATGATTACTGGAGCCTTTAGGTTCATTCCTACAGCGTAAAGGTAGTCTGTATTCTGGTCCCAGTAGAGCTCCACATAGGGTAGAGGTCTCTGAGTTGGCCCCGTCAGGACTGCGGCTCCCTTGGAAGGATCATAGGTAGAGCCGTGGCAGTCACAATGTATCACGGAGGGTGCACCTGCATTTTGTGCTGCCTGGTACGCAACGGGTGGAAGATAGTTGGGAGTTACACCTCCCGGAGCAAGGTACTTGGGCGGATAGAAATGAATCTCAGGGGGCTGACAACCTAGGTGCTGACATATTGCGCTAAACGCGACGATGGAGTTGTGAGGTCCTACCCCTCCAGGGAAGGTATAGGTGCTACCATCCTCGGGAATCACAACATTAGTTGAGGGAATCGCCACAGGGTTGTCGTTTGCGTCACCCATGTTTATGAGGAAGGTTATGTCTCCCTCCATGGGATACTGGAACAACAGGATGGAGGGATCGTTGACCTGTAGATTAGACGCCTCGATGGGGTTGCCATCAGAATCGACTATAATTATCCATGGAAAGTTTTTGATGTAGACAGGGGGCTGATTAAGATAGGAGATAACGGGGACTGCGCTAGCCACCGCAAGCGCGCCTATCCCAATAAGTATTCCCTTGAGGAACATCCTCCTTCCAGGGCTTAATGGACCTACTTTTTCCTCGGCGTAATTATATAGGTAATCTCTCCCTTTCTCAGCAAACTTTTTCTCGTCGAACTTCGTCTTGGGATCTCGCATTTTTCTTATCAATCTTGTAGCAAAAATGAAATCGTCCCTCTTCAGCGCGAAATGCCTACCCATAACTATCACATTAAATGTTTGTTGAGTGAAAGGTTTAAATATTTTGTTATAATAGATCTTATCAAATTTATCTCTCTTGATCTTTCTGATGAAAACAAAATAAAAATACATAACTAACCATGATAAACCTGAAGTAACATTTAGTTAATTTACGTTTTTGTTAAAACTATTTTTAAAAGATAAAAAGGTAAGCAAGTTAAACTTAAATTAAGTTAAAATAGAAAAGTTAAAAAGGGGGTTTCTCCTTCATTTTAGAATGATAAAAGGGTGTTAAAGATTGGCTGATTTTAAGGAAAAGATAGCCCATCACGCGGAGCTCGCATGGTTTATTGTGATGCTAGTCATGGTTGCAGTTTTCTTCTCATGGTCAGTCATAGAGGTAACTAACGGGTCCAGCACAAGTATAAGGTATGGGTTACCTCTCTTCTCGGGCTTACCAGCTCAGGCCCAGCAAGCCGTTTTAACCTTTGAAAAGTCGCCTCCAGCTAATCATACGTCAGAGATAATAAACGGAATTCTAGTGGTGAACATGACGGCTGAGCAGAACGGAAGTTTCTCTGACGTCTTTCATCCCAACGTAATAGTTGCGCAACCTGGTGAACCTATCACCATTATTCTAAACTCGCCTCAGGTGATCACGGGATTCTTCATAAGACTTCCGGACGGAGTGGTGAATGTTAACGCCATACCAGGAGAACCCAGTTACGTCTACTTCGTGGCACCCAACCAACCAGGAAATTACACCTGGAGGGAACCAGAATTGGCTGGTTATGATTTCTCATATATGACCGGTACCCTTGAGGTGGTGTAAATGAGTTTTCAAGTCAAAGATATTTTAAAAATGGTTTCCAATTACCTTAGTATTTTTTCTGCCTCTAATATAAAGAAAGTGCTGTTCCCATCGACTACCTCTGGGGTCATATGGCAATACTTTGCTGGTTCTCTGGCATGGCTAGCGGTAGTAGGTATGGCAGCTATGAACCTCAGGACCTACCTAACCTACCCTTCAAACAGTCCTGAGGTTGGAGTCACTTACTATGCCTTCTTAACCCTTCATGGCTGGTCAGCCATGCTGGGGCTAGTGCCCTTCGCTGCGATATCCGTGATAGCTTACTCCATGTACAAGGACGGAATGAGCATCAGGAGAACAAAATTGATGAGTGGGATGTTTTGGCTAGCCAACGCAGGCCTCATCTTCGCTCTCCTCGGAGGACCAGACATGGGGTGGTACATGTACCCGCCCCTGGCTGTAGAGGACAACTCCAATTTTCATGCTTTTCTTAACTATCACGGAGCATTAATGGGTATAGCCTATCTCGCCTTGGCCTTAAGCTCATTGGCTCAGACCATTGCCACTGTTAACTTGGTAAGCGATGCCTATGCGACCAAACCCAAGGGACAGAAACTGGGGATATTCTCAGCCTACGGTGTAGCCTTTGCGGTCATTATTGCGTTAACTTTACCAGCGTTAACAGCGGGTGAGTTGTGGTATACCCTTAACATTCTAGCAGGGGTCCCAATCAACACCTTACTATGGCTAGTGCTTTTCTGGTTCTACGGTCACCCCGTAGTGTATTATGTGCCTTTCCCTCTGTTCGGTGCACTTTACTACTTTGTTCCCAAGTTTTCAGGGAGGCCCCTATTCAGCGAAAAGTGGGCAAGGTGGAACATTTACCTCTTGGCCATTGGTTCCATGTTGATATGGGTTCATCACCTCCAGACCTTCCCAATTCCGGTCCCGGTGAGGCTATGGATAAACCTGTCGACCTTGGTGTTGGCTTCTGGTTCAGGTTTAACGGTGCTTAACCTTGGTTTGACGGTTCTAACGAGCAAGGGGTATAACTACAAGGATCCAGTGGGAATGGCGACCTTAATGGCGCTCATAGGGTTTATTCTAGGCGGAGTTCAGGCAGTTCCTCTTCCCATGTTCCCCATCAATCCCATAGTCCACAATACTTACTACGTCGTAGGTCATTTCCACCTCGTTATCTGGACCCTGATACTCATGGGATTCACTGCAGTTTTCCTAGACGTTCTCAGAACTGTGAGGCCAGGATTTGACTACAGCAAGTCGGCAACAAGGCTAATAAACGCGGGCATACTTGTGTGGACCATTCCCTTCGTGATAGTTGGTTACCTGATGAGCATGGAAGGCTACATGGGGATGCTAAGAAGGGTTATTGCTTATCCCACGACCTTCTACCCATACAATCTTTCAATTTCACTTCTAGCTGAGATAGGGATTGCGGGTATAGTTATGGCAGTAGGGTCGGCATTGGTGGAGTTCCTAACTTACTCTCCCTCCACCACAGTAAGCGTTTCATCTGGATCTGGATCATCTACTCCTTCGATCTCCTTAGCCACAGATCAAAATGACAAAAAGGGAGAATTTTTTGATAATCTTAAACTTAAGCTTAATAACAGTGTTTATGGAAAATCTTCCGAATTAAGAAGGGTGAGATAAATGACTGAAACTTCACAGGAAAAAAAGAAGGGTCTAATAGATCAAATTCTTGATAGGGTAGGGGTAACTGAGGCTCCGTTCTTTAAGACCCCCGACTACATGTATAACATTTCCTACTGGCTTGGTGCCATGGTCTCAGCTGCTTTTATCTACACTGTAATCACCGGGCTCTTCCTTTTACTTTACTATATGCCAGCTAATCCTTACCCTCAGACACAGGCGATAATTAATACTGTGCCCTATGGGTCGGTCATCCTTTTCAGTCACCTTTATGGAGCTTACATCATGATCATCCTAGCGTATATCCACATGTTTAGGAATTTCTATAAGGGAGCTTATAAAAAGCCTAGGGAACTGCAATGGGTAACTGGAGTTTTGTTACTCGCTCTGACCATGGGTGCTTCATTCTTTGGCTATAGCCTCGTGAGCGACGTACTGGGAGTCAATGCAATAAACATCGGGGAAAGCCTTCTTGTGGGAACTGGGTTCCCAGGTGCTTCCACTATTGCAAATTGGCTATTTGGACCCGGAGGTGACGCAGCTACAGCCAGTAACCCACTGGTTAAATCGCAGCTATTTGATAGGCTTCTTGGCTGGCACATCATCATGGTGTTCCTGATAGGCCTTCTATTTGGTGTTCACTTCCTCATGTCAGAGAGATACGGTATGACTCCCTCTGCTAAGGAAAAGCCCAAGGTTCCAGCATATTACACAAAGGAGGAGTGGTCTAAGTTCAACGAGTGGTGGCCCAGGAACGTGGTTTACATGCTATCAATCGTGCTGATGACCTGGGGAATTATCCTGTTTATCCCAGATCTACTAGCTAACATCAACGGCCTACCCATTGTGATCAATCCTTACCCTGCACCTGAACCCGGGACCGCAGCAGCTCTTTCCACACAACCCTACCCACCTTGGTTCTTCCTATTTCTATACAAGTTTGTGGACTTTGAGCTTCCCAATGGACAGGCCATGAGTCCAGCTCAGGCACTTTCAATACTAGTGGTTATTCTAATGGTGCTGATTCTAATGCCCTTCTTTGAGAACAGCGAATACATGTTCCTAAGGAACAGGAAGTTCTGGACGTGGATAATGACCGTAGCGTGGGTGTCCCTCATAGAGTTAAGCGTATGGGGATACCTAGCTCCAGGAGTTCCAGCTCCAACTAGCCAACAGGTGGAGATTCTCGGAATCCCAGCGGTAATAATAGGTCTTGTTATTCTTGCTACAGGTAGACAAAAAAGCTCAAAGTCAGCACCTTCTCTTAATGCACCAGAAACTGTTCCAAAAATTGGACCAACATCAATCCTTGGAACTGCAATAGCCTCGCTACTGTTCGCCGGCAGTTTCGGAGTTTGGTTAATGCACCCTGTCATGATTAACATGATAATGATGATACCCTTTGGGGCATTAGCTGTTTACATGGTGTATAGGATGGCCTCTGGAATGAGGGTTAAAGTTGCCAAGCCCGCGGGTACAATGACATGGGAGGAGGTTAAGTTTAGGAAAACAATTGCCTTGTTTGCCCTTCCAGCAATTCTAGTGGTAACAGCTATACAGACTGCAATAATGTGGAAACTTCCAAGTGTGGGACCACAGGCTACCTACGCTGGAATGGATCTAGGTATACTCCTGTTCCTATGGGGTGTGGCCATCCAGCTTTATCATTACATAGTTTATGTTAGGTGAGGATCTTGTTAAATTCCAAGTCAAAGGTTTTTTATGTTATGGCTTCAGTTGCCTTGATAGTTCTCACTGTAAACCCCTTCACGCTCGAGGCTTTGCCTAAGAATCCCCTAGTTCTCATGGCCTCCCATTATTCCCTGTACTTTGCAGGTGCCTTAGCGGGATTAGGGCTTTTCAGATTTAACAAGCTTTTAGCTATCCCCGCAGTAATACCTCCCATCGTTTTTCATTTGCCCTATTTCTTTGTGGAATCTGGAGTGAGCCTGCCCTGGACATTTGTGGACTATTCCCTAACGGTCGTGGGAGGCATACTATTGGGAGGTTCAATGAGGCAAATGGGTAAGGTCATGAAGGGTTCTTTATTCGTACTTTATATGATTGGAGATACA from Metallosphaera sedula DSM 5348 harbors:
- the soxC gene encoding proton pump complex cytochrome B SoxC — protein: MTETSQEKKKGLIDQILDRVGVTEAPFFKTPDYMYNISYWLGAMVSAAFIYTVITGLFLLLYYMPANPYPQTQAIINTVPYGSVILFSHLYGAYIMIILAYIHMFRNFYKGAYKKPRELQWVTGVLLLALTMGASFFGYSLVSDVLGVNAINIGESLLVGTGFPGASTIANWLFGPGGDAATASNPLVKSQLFDRLLGWHIIMVFLIGLLFGVHFLMSERYGMTPSAKEKPKVPAYYTKEEWSKFNEWWPRNVVYMLSIVLMTWGIILFIPDLLANINGLPIVINPYPAPEPGTAAALSTQPYPPWFFLFLYKFVDFELPNGQAMSPAQALSILVVILMVLILMPFFENSEYMFLRNRKFWTWIMTVAWVSLIELSVWGYLAPGVPAPTSQQVEILGIPAVIIGLVILATGRQKSSKSAPSLNAPETVPKIGPTSILGTAIASLLFAGSFGVWLMHPVMINMIMMIPFGALAVYMVYRMASGMRVKVAKPAGTMTWEEVKFRKTIALFALPAILVVTAIQTAIMWKLPSVGPQATYAGMDLGILLFLWGVAIQLYHYIVYVR
- the soxA gene encoding proton pump complex quinol oxidase subunit SoxA, giving the protein MLVMVAVFFSWSVIEVTNGSSTSIRYGLPLFSGLPAQAQQAVLTFEKSPPANHTSEIINGILVVNMTAEQNGSFSDVFHPNVIVAQPGEPITIILNSPQVITGFFIRLPDGVVNVNAIPGEPSYVYFVAPNQPGNYTWREPELAGYDFSYMTGTLEVV
- the soxB gene encoding proton pump complex quinol oxidase subunit SoxB, with protein sequence MVSNYLSIFSASNIKKVLFPSTTSGVIWQYFAGSLAWLAVVGMAAMNLRTYLTYPSNSPEVGVTYYAFLTLHGWSAMLGLVPFAAISVIAYSMYKDGMSIRRTKLMSGMFWLANAGLIFALLGGPDMGWYMYPPLAVEDNSNFHAFLNYHGALMGIAYLALALSSLAQTIATVNLVSDAYATKPKGQKLGIFSAYGVAFAVIIALTLPALTAGELWYTLNILAGVPINTLLWLVLFWFYGHPVVYYVPFPLFGALYYFVPKFSGRPLFSEKWARWNIYLLAIGSMLIWVHHLQTFPIPVPVRLWINLSTLVLASGSGLTVLNLGLTVLTSKGYNYKDPVGMATLMALIGFILGGVQAVPLPMFPINPIVHNTYYVVGHFHLVIWTLILMGFTAVFLDVLRTVRPGFDYSKSATRLINAGILVWTIPFVIVGYLMSMEGYMGMLRRVIAYPTTFYPYNLSISLLAEIGIAGIVMAVGSALVEFLTYSPSTTVSVSSGSGSSTPSISLATDQNDKKGEFFDNLKLKLNNSVYGKSSELRRVR
- a CDS encoding Rieske 2Fe-2S domain-containing protein, whose protein sequence is MGRHFALKRDDFIFATRLIRKMRDPKTKFDEKKFAEKGRDYLYNYAEEKVGPLSPGRRMFLKGILIGIGALAVASAVPVISYLNQPPVYIKNFPWIIIVDSDGNPIEASNLQVNDPSILLFQYPMEGDITFLINMGDANDNPVAIPSTNVVIPEDGSTYTFPGGVGPHNSIVAFSAICQHLGCQPPEIHFYPPKYLAPGGVTPNYLPPVAYQAAQNAGAPSVIHCDCHGSTYDPSKGAAVLTGPTQRPLPYVELYWDQNTDYLYAVGMNLKAPVIMGQPSDLASFAYLSSYNEQTGCPKMLLSKGQTPSQCYSKLNNEGDTFSS
- a CDS encoding DUF1404 domain-containing protein — protein: MLNSKSKVFYVMASVALIVLTVNPFTLEALPKNPLVLMASHYSLYFAGALAGLGLFRFNKLLAIPAVIPPIVFHLPYFFVESGVSLPWTFVDYSLTVVGGILLGGSMRQMGKVMKGSLFVLYMIGDTTLAILLILGFPVYSSPTVPFSPYSTTQLVEVSYLMFGVMNAILFGVLGYTLKKLLE